From the Eptesicus fuscus isolate TK198812 chromosome 19, DD_ASM_mEF_20220401, whole genome shotgun sequence genome, the window GGGAACAGTAgcaccttttctttcctcttactTTTTGTTTCTTGCCAGCAAAACCCGGGAAACCTAacatcttttttccccttcacaGGTTTGGGATGAAAATCTTGCAAAATCTGCTGAGGCTTGGGCCGCCACCTGCATTTGGGAACATGGACCTTCTTACTTACTGAGATTTTTGGGCCAAAATCTCTCTGTGCGAACTGGAAGGTAGGAAGCGGCTTCCCTGGCACCCTTTATACCCACACAACGTCATTGCTCACAGGCTCCAAGGGGGAGGGACACCAATTTCAAGTCGTCTCAGCAAGTACtgattgagtgtttactatgtgccaggcacagatgCTGGACCCCTGGCTATTTCAGATATCTTCAAGGAGTATTTAATTGGATAAAGGGACCTGATACGACCAGTTTCCCATTTCACCCTTGAAGCGCCCTCCTTTAGCTTTGAAAGGATCAGCATGTGCTATACCCTGTATCCTGTCTCTTCTACCTCAAGAAAACCCCAACAGTGGCTGAAGCCCTTCTTGTGTGTCTGCAACTTTCCCGTGGTTGCATATATCTGTTATAGAAATTATACATATTCACATATATacgtatacacacatatgtatgtacacaccTATCTGCAAGTATATGCAGGCATGGAAAAGCTGTTCCCAGTGATGGGATAGTTTTCCTACCGCTGTGGAATGTCATCAAACAACATTCCAAAGGCCCAGTCTCTTGCATGTGGGGGAAGAAAATCAGgtgtcctatttttaaaattaaagtgatataagtttaaggaaaaaaaaacccactcttGAGTTCTAGTATCGTGACTACTTCTAATATATCAACTCTTAATTGTGTGTAAGATTCTGATGGAAGAAATTTTTGACATAGATAAAACAAGATAAAACGATAAGTCCTGAAATATCTGCATGTCTGTTTTTAAAACCATCAGACGTATACTTATGCAAATATAGGATCACTTGATCCAGCTCTGGGCTTCCTTATGTTGGTCCTACTTGAAGGAATAGCGGATTCTACAAGGTAGTGATGGTAATTGTGAGGGGTGGGTATGCTCTTGATTCATCGTGAATAATCTGCATAACGAACAATTAACTTACAATTTAACAGGAGTCTGCTGTGTGTCACCACTGCTGTGTCCTAAGCTCTCATTGTTTATCTTGATATCTAGATATCGCTCTATTCTCCAGTTGGTCAAGCCATGGTACGATGAAGTGAAAGACTATGCTTTTCCGTATCCCCAGGACTGCAACCCCAGATGTCCTATGAGATGTTTTGGCCCCATGTGTACACATTATACACAGGTTATTTCAACTGTCTTGTTAATTTTGGggtcatacttttaaaaaatggtcttaactatttttttttaaatttagctttattgttgaaagtattacagatgcacccttttcccctccactggcccctcctccccactcttgccccctccccagcccttcaCAGCacgattgtctgtgtccatgggttatgcatatttgcatataaattttttggttaatctcttccccacccctccttccctctgagaatcctcaatctgttgcatgcttccatgtctctggatctattttggtgAACATGCATGTTCTTAGCTCTGACCTCAGTAATGGTATATTGGTTTATTTTCGCAGATGGTTTGGGCCACCTCCAATCGAATCGGATGTGCAATTCACACTTGCCAAAACATGAATGTGTGGGGAACTGTGTGGCGCCGTGCAGTGTACCTGGTGTGCAACTACGCCCCAAAGTAAGTCCCGGGTGGCAGGCTGCTTCCTGAACCTTTTGTGATTATTCAATATCTTCAGTctgttgggtatttttttctttttctttttttaatgtgcctCTTGTTAccttaatgaggtgactttttttttttttattatttcagagaggaagggagagggagcgagagatagaaacatcaatgatgagagaatcattgatcggctgcctcctgcacgctgcctactggggatcgagcctgcaacctgggcatgtgcccttgaccagaatcaaacctgggatccttcagtccccaggcctctatccactgaaccaaaccagctagggcagtctgTTGGGTACTTTAAGGAGAAGGACTTAAATACAAGGGCCTCTGATCTTGAATCCTTCATTATTCCCATAAACCTGAAAAACTGAGCTGAAAGGCTTCTTTGCACAAGGAAAAGGATTCTGGGCCAAAACTGGTGGCAAAACAATCTGAGTATGGAGATTCACTAAGTTCTCCTCACACTCTTTCCTTTGTCATGGCGATTGTAAAATAAACTCTGTTCTCCCAGGCTTTTGATGGCTACATAAAAAAGCATCAGAACACAATCTTCTAGGGAATTTATCAACACCATAATATTCCCACCTCTCAGTGCCAAAATGTCAACTTACTTTTTTCCCTAGGAAAGCAAAGCaagcctttcttccttctttgttttaagagtaaaatttaaaactatagttTATTAATTCCATAGATGGCTAGGGAGGCATTCAATATCGGAAGGGAAGATTTACAAGCTATGACTTCTTTTTCAATTGAGGCTTTGCCATGATTTAAATTTCagtattaaaaagtatttagtaATTTCATCTTATGGCATACATAAAAATGTTGTGAAATTGATTACAGTTTCTAAAATATGGATATATTTATGAACATTTTTTTGCAATAAATAAGCATGTGTTAACATTCGAGAAAATGCCTTCTTGATAACAATAACTCTTCAGCTGATAAAAGATTGCAGTATTTATTCATGAGTCTGTTCCCATTTGGAGTAAATACCAAAATGTGCAAAGGATTTATGACATTCTTGGTGTTTTCCAAAGTAAGTCCCAAAGATTTTCTCTAGCACTGCCAGTGTGGGGAGGGAATGAGAACATGTTTCACACACAGCTGCATTACTCATGTATGAGGTAGTGTGCCAGTGTTTTTGCAGAGTTAGAGAAATAGCAATTTCCCCGATGGACCCCTCTTCACAATTATTAGAAGAGTAAGATTTGGAAAGTAGAATGTGTCTGCTTTATAAAAAGTAAGGAACTGTGCATTTGATTGATATTTTCAGTCTCATTCCTTATATTTTCCTGTTAGGCTTTTACCCTTGTTTCTGACACCAATAAGCCAAGTATCCTCCCCAGATGATGAAAGACATTTGTACTTTattcatttaacttctctgttttGGGCCAATGACTAGAATTTCTAATACTATCAATGAAAGATTTGATTGTTTTATGGGTCCAAGAGATTAAGATATCGTGTTCATATGCTATATTTGTTGTAATAAAAGACCATTATTTTGAAACATAGGCAATGAAGAAAGTTTTCAAATCCTGATTAATATGTGAATATGATTCTTCTAATGCAAGTGATCTCAAGCCTAATAGTTTTTCAGGGTAAAAAATAAGAAGGGAgcggggagaaagagacagagacagagagggagaattTAATTACATGCACTAGGactaaacaataaaagaataaataatagttttattagTTGGCTGATTTACTATTGAATATAATTATTCTCTATTCGATAAAAATCTGTGATTTATGTAAAAGTATATAACGTAATTATTACAGATAATAAAATTGTACTTCTAAATTCATGTTACTAAAATATGTGCTGTATAATTTCAAGAAGtatatagaataaaaagaaaaatatcaaattaaaatagCATAATCTTGATAAAGATGTAGCTTGGGTAGAGATACCTAGAGAAATAGGATTTTGAATATAGAATGGGGGAACTTAGGACCAAGGAGGGAGCTGCACTCATCAGAGAATGGGTCCCCTCGGATGTTTCTGAGCAAGCTTACGTCATCAAAATTACACTTGAGGAAGCTTCTCTGTAGGTCAAAGTGTAGAATAACTCGGTTCAGCGGACAGTCTTAGAATCTCATCTCATGTTGTAATATGAATAGTTAATCAGCATGTTTTACATGTGTGTAGATAAATGTTTTATAGATAAGTGTGAATTTTTAACTGACTGATTTAAACTGATACCTTCACGCCCTATAGAGACAGGTTCCGAGTCCCTGCTTGGTCTTGTTCGGGTCTTAAAGACTCTGAGAACCACCTGTCTCATGTGCTAGCCTCTCACCTACTGTCGTCTGATTTTCTACCCtgactttttattattgacaACCAGATGTTCTCCTGAACATTTAAATTTCTTCACATTGTTGGCTATATTGCTATTTCCCAGAACTCTAGTTACTAACCCAGGCTATGCAAATACAGTTATTACTCTTTCTTTTGTAATTAAAGGACCTAAATAACACTAAGGTAACTCTCCTAAATAGCGAACTGGTGTATTATTTTGATATTGGTGATCaatacagataaagaaaaatattgagaaCACAAAGTAATTCAGTTAAatgtgtttattataaaaaaatgaatagcacTACTATAGAAAGGCCTAGGAGTGTATTTATGGGGAAATGTTTTGAAATCACCTTTAATTGCTTCTGTGGGCTATCATTCTCTTACTACGAAAATGGAGTTTTTcatatctcattttataaataatgagAATCTACAATATTTTACAACTTCAGGAACAAATTTTGTGAACAGTTataactttttgtgtgtgtttatgacaACTTTTTGTTCATTTAATCATTTCTAAGCCTCCCAGAAATGATGACATGAGTAGGAAGTTGTCATAAGCACAAAACCAATTATAAAGGTGTATAcactcatatatttttattatccttaGAATCTTATTAGTGTGAGCTTTTTAAAAGTGAATCTGGCCTATGTGCTCCAGAGGATGGCTATGGGAAAGAGACAGATGTGGTGAATTAGAATGAGCATTAAGCCTGGTGTTAGATGACTAATTATGTCACTACTCATTGTAGTGAGTCACTTATTATCCATAAATTAAGATACTATAAGTCAGAGAGAAAGTGTTTTAAAAGTAAGATATATAAATAAGTTACTGTATAAATAAGAAATGGACATAACTTCCAGTGCCTTTCCAAAAATGACAAACTTCTCAAAAAAAATCATCATGTCAATACAGGTGATCGTGTGCTTGACAAcgataaaaaaattttattctcatcccatgatattttttccattgatttttttagagagagcagaagggagagaggaaggggagagagagagaaacatccatgtgagagagagacatcgagagagacacatccattggttgcctcctgcaggagcctgactggggccaggaatcaaactagaaaCTGAggttgtgcccttgaccaggaattgaacctgagaccctttgatcAGCAGGCTGACccaatgctgtaaccactgagcaaccagccagagcaacaataaaaaaaatttaaatgagcaAGTAACATTAAtgctaccatttttttcttttttttttctctaggggCAACTGGATTGGAGAAGCGCCATATAAAGTAGGGGTACCATGTTCAGCTTGTCCTCCGAGTTACGGGGGATCTTGTACTGACAACCTTTGTTTTCCGGGAGTAACGTCAAACTACCTATATTGGTTCAAATAAGCTTATCGGCTCCTCCAGGAAGTTGAATGCTTTCTGGGAATCATAGgtctatatatatattgagttttgcacatattatacatattttataacaatcttgttttccttttattagtCCTTGTATAAATCAGTGTTTGTCTAGtatgtttgtttattcttttgagaTCATCAGAACATTCACTTCTATTTTCTGATCTCTAAccctaaattaaaatattgtatagGTAGTAGTGATATCGTCGATGCATCCACTTCtaaaaattgctttccaaaagaaTTATGTTATGTTCCTACGGAATAAAAAATCTAGTTGGTTTGTAAGGTATGTGTGTGCAGATATGGacatacacatgtatatgcatttatatgtccatgtatacacacacagacataatAGATGATGTAACACATTGATAATAACAATACGATTCAGTAGTAAACTGAAGGGAAACTTAAAATATTCTATTCAAAATATATGCGAGGTGGTGGGACCTGTCCAGCACCCACCTCTGAAATACCCACAAAATAATAGTTTGCAAAATAACCCTCATTGATATCTGGATATACTAAATTAATTAAGCAATCCCAGCTTTcattctggagacattttttcttatttgggtTGACGAAAGGTTATGCTCCAACTATGTGAGGTTCAAATCCTACCTTTTACTTAATCTCTTCTGGTTATGTTCTCATAATGCAAAGATAATGAGATATGGTTCCTGCCTTCAGAAGCTCACAAAAACATTCAGGAAATAATACAGCCCAATGATTGGGCTgtacagttattattttttaaagagttgatGTTCACGTAGCTTTGCAGACGTGAACACAATAACGATAAGCCACACTGTGCAATAGGTAAGGCTCCTGATTAGCGTGAAAGTTTAGCTACAGTGCTTGGAACCAGAAGAGGCAGGGACGAATTAGCAACTGCCCAGAAGACACTGGATTGGAGTAGACAGTTGTGCCTTTGGAAGGCAGAAAGCTAGGCCCTAAGAACACGGAAGCGGCCCAAGAGAAGAAAGATTTAGGAGGCGGGTATGAAAGTCACAAAAACTCCGGTGCAGAGCTTCAGAAGGGCCTATCCGGAGGGTCTGGTATATCTGGAGGTCTGTCAGCAGGAGGTGAAGGATGCCAGAAAGAAACACCTGGGTACCAAGGACGCCTCCATTGCTTCACTGTTATCGTGGGACTTTGGGGCTCATATGAAAGACCCTGGGTGCACACCACAGACAGCAATGACTTGTTAAACAGCCCTCTTCAGAACGACTTTCTGAGGACGAGTTACCAGATTTTATTTCTATGTAGACGATTACATTTCAGTTGAGTTCTCAATTAGGTTTGGCTGTGGAGCTCAAAATTACTATGAAAACTTCACTCATGCAATTTTGGAAAGGCAACATTTCCTCATTCAGAGAAAACTCAATTATCTGGGTCAAGACACTTAATGCTAtaccccgtgtgtgtgtgtgtgtgtgtgtgtgtgtgtgtgtgtatgtgtgtgtgagagagagagagagagagagagagagagagagagagagagagagagaagtgcttAGGTTGTATAACACTTCCATAGAATTTCTGAGTTAGAAAACATGGTTAGTTCCAGAATGTAAGTAACAGGAGGAAGCTACTTGTTTAAAATTCCCTGCACACTTGCTGTTTCTTAGGGTGGATGCATTGAGAGGATAGATAGTTAATGAAATCCATTCAATGCGGGAGAAATACCCATCTGGAGTTTTGATGTACACGATGACAAATAATTGGCCTGATTCCTTTTACAAACTGGATTTGATGACCAAATGTTTTGATATCCTATTACTCCGGTTCTGTGGGCGCATATATagactttattaaaaatacatattttggagACTTAAATGaagaatagaaataattatatgaTTCAGGCCCCAATTCAAATTTTATCTAACATGCAATAGGCAGTTGGAGAGAAACCTCATTGGTAAGATTTTGGCTTGATTTCTGTAGAAACTGTTTTCCATCCCTGATTTTGCTGCACAGAAGTAGAAAAGTACTATTCAACCAAAGATGACTATGCTTAGTTCCAATGCTGTTACTGGTTTACTCGTGTGGCTTGGTTTCTTAGTTCTAAACATGAACAATGGTATTTGCTTCACGTTTCACAGAGGTTCTTAGGAAGGTAAAATTATCATAGTAATAGGATTTATGAAGATTAAAATTATCATTAATGTgaaacttttaaaagtaatttttttgtgAGCTTTTTCTTGGCAGAAACTAATTCTTTGCATTTATCTCAGCTTCTTATACAGTGGCTACAATGTAATAAATGTTTCTATGAATGGGTTTTCAGCATTAACTAAAAACTCTAGAACTGCAACAATTTAGAGGAATCCCACCTTTCCATGTTTTATTAAGACAAAAATGTCTTCAGTACAAAGCTTTGAATGCATCAAAAATCCAGATGAATCATCAGACATATCAGATGAAGACTAGGGTCTACACACTTATAACTTACTCAGCAGTCTGTTCCAAATCATGGCTAACtaagtttatttataatttacaacTCAGCTGAAAATGTCACGGGTATATTTGTTAGTCTATCTCTACTTTTTAAAGTTAGTAATATAATGTGGCCATGTAAAATGTTGTGTTTCCCAGGCTAAAGCAAATGACAGTTTGCTAGTAGCCTGTCATATTTTTACAGCAGGCAACGAAGGTGCTAGGATAACTCTTTCTCACTGTAATTCCCAGAGGCAGAAGGGTCTGGGGATAAGCTATTTCATAAGAGCAGCTTTAAACAGTCAGTATTgaagttttcatttcaaaagGTTTCATTCAAAAGATACAGTAATTGGCAAACATATTCTACAGCGTGGATCCTCTCTATGGTATAGTTTT encodes:
- the PI15 gene encoding peptidase inhibitor 15, whose translation is MTATSAVSGALLFSLLCEASAVVLLNSTDSSSPTNNFTDIEAALKAQLDSADIPKARRKRYISQNDMIAILDYHNQVRGKVFPPAANMEYMVWDENLAKSAEAWAATCIWEHGPSYLLRFLGQNLSVRTGRYRSILQLVKPWYDEVKDYAFPYPQDCNPRCPMRCFGPMCTHYTQMVWATSNRIGCAIHTCQNMNVWGTVWRRAVYLVCNYAPKGNWIGEAPYKVGVPCSACPPSYGGSCTDNLCFPGVTSNYLYWFK